One Peromyscus leucopus breed LL Stock chromosome 20, UCI_PerLeu_2.1, whole genome shotgun sequence genomic region harbors:
- the LOC114696554 gene encoding gametocyte-specific factor 1-like: MELEAIELCPYDPNHRIPASRLQYHLASCKKKNPKIAKKMANCKYNACHVVPIKRLKEHEANCVNRTAVDDEPLNLLKITCPSFEGNENSNAGNQITDPDVWNVDHMHHSPSFVLETFAPKMLVCESDSRDLQEAVADKHPNSYKSWGRGQKN, translated from the exons ATGGAGTTAGAAGCCATAGAACTCTGTCCTTATGACCCAAACCACAGGATACCAGCCAGCAGGTTACAATACCATCTGGCATCATGCAAAAAG aaaAATCCAAAGATAGCTAAAAAGATGGCTAACTGCAAATATAATGCTTGTCATGTGGTCCCAATCAAAAGGCTCAAGGAACATGAGGCCAACTGTGTCAACAGAACTGCAGTTGATGATG AGCCACTTAATCTTCTAAAGATTACTTGCCCAAGttttgaaggaaatgaaaactccAATGCTGGCAATCAGATTACTGACCCCGATGTCTGGAATGTGG ATCATATGCATCATTCTCCTTCATTTGTTCTTGAGACTTTTGCTCCAAAAATGCTGGTTTGTGAAAG TGACTCAAGGGACCTACAAGAGGCTGTGGCTGATAAACATCCTAACAGCTACAAGTCCTGGGGAAGAG GTCAGAAAAACTGA